A single window of Microbispora hainanensis DNA harbors:
- a CDS encoding maleylpyruvate isomerase family mycothiol-dependent enzyme — translation MSVIHEIERELAEATERLLATAARLTDEDLRAPSLLPGWTRGHVLTHVARNADGCVNLLTWARTGVRTPQYASLRAREAGIAAGAGRPAAEQLADLRDSAERFATAVARMPAEAWTTPVSGMFPPDHPAWYVPIRRLREIEVHHADLGAGYGWADWPETFVRRELYDTMLWLGDESPVSEVVALAPGTGEVLRTWTGLGDGPAVEGTPRELLAWLAGRTDGTGLRLAPPRRPTRPDDADARLPLDAADARLRHDTSNARLRHDASNARLRHDPAGKPPSPPRWPKPSPAGLPAEPPSSWPPAGN, via the coding sequence ATGTCCGTCATCCACGAGATCGAGCGGGAGCTGGCCGAGGCGACCGAGCGCCTGCTGGCGACCGCCGCCCGCCTCACCGACGAGGATCTCCGTGCGCCGTCCCTGCTGCCCGGCTGGACGAGGGGACACGTGCTCACCCACGTCGCCCGCAACGCCGACGGCTGCGTCAACCTGCTGACCTGGGCGCGGACGGGGGTGCGCACCCCCCAGTACGCCTCGCTGCGGGCCCGCGAGGCCGGCATCGCGGCAGGCGCCGGCCGCCCGGCCGCCGAGCAGCTCGCCGACCTGCGCGACAGCGCGGAGCGGTTCGCCACGGCGGTCGCGCGGATGCCCGCCGAGGCGTGGACCACGCCGGTCTCGGGGATGTTCCCGCCCGACCACCCCGCCTGGTACGTCCCGATCCGCCGGCTCAGGGAGATCGAGGTGCACCACGCCGACCTCGGGGCAGGCTACGGATGGGCCGACTGGCCCGAGACGTTCGTGAGACGAGAGCTGTACGACACGATGCTCTGGCTCGGCGACGAGAGCCCGGTGAGCGAAGTGGTCGCCCTCGCCCCGGGCACCGGTGAGGTGTTGAGGACGTGGACCGGCCTCGGCGACGGCCCGGCCGTGGAGGGCACCCCGCGCGAGCTGCTCGCCTGGCTCGCGGGCAGGACCGACGGCACGGGCCTGCGACTCGCCCCGCCGCGGCGCCCCACCCGGCCCGATGACGCCGATGCGCGCCTTCCGCTCGACGCAGCCGATGCACGCCTCCGGCACGACACCTCCAACGCGCGCCTCCGGCACGACGCCTCGAACGCGCGCCTCCGGCACGACCCCGCGGGGAAACCGCCGTCCCCGCCTCGCTGGCCGAAGCCGTCCCCGGCGGGACTGCCCGCCGAACCACCGTCGTCCTGGCCGCCCGCCGGGAACTAG
- a CDS encoding MBL fold metallo-hydrolase, whose product MTYTGNVTKGGPADVREVPGLTISKIEVGDFGNNAYLLRCTETGDGLLIDAAAEPDRLLELIGDMPISSIVTTHRHPDHWGALKEVARATGAQTIAHPLDAPELPVKVTREVEHGDRVTVGVVTLDVIHLRGHTPGSIALLYQDRHLFTGDSLFPGGVGNTQKDPARFEQLFTDVVERIFDRLPDETWVYPGHGRDTTLGAERPHLPEWKARGW is encoded by the coding sequence ATGACCTATACCGGAAACGTCACCAAAGGCGGACCCGCCGACGTACGCGAGGTGCCCGGGCTGACGATCTCGAAGATCGAGGTCGGCGACTTCGGCAACAACGCCTACCTGCTCCGGTGCACCGAGACCGGCGACGGGCTGCTGATCGACGCGGCGGCCGAGCCCGACCGGCTGCTCGAGCTGATCGGCGACATGCCGATCAGCTCGATCGTGACCACCCATCGGCACCCCGACCACTGGGGAGCCCTGAAGGAGGTCGCCCGCGCCACCGGCGCGCAGACGATCGCCCACCCTCTCGACGCCCCCGAACTGCCGGTGAAGGTCACCAGGGAGGTCGAGCACGGCGACCGGGTGACGGTCGGCGTGGTGACGCTGGACGTCATCCACCTGCGCGGCCACACCCCCGGCTCGATCGCGCTGCTCTACCAGGACCGCCACCTGTTCACCGGCGACTCCCTGTTCCCCGGCGGCGTCGGCAACACGCAGAAGGACCCGGCGCGGTTCGAGCAGCTGTTCACGGACGTCGTGGAACGGATCTTCGACCGCCTCCCCGACGAGACCTGGGTCTACCCCGGCCACGGCAGGGACACCACGCTCGGCGCGGAGCGGCCGCACCTGCCCGAGTGGAAGGCCCGCGGCTGGTGA
- the menC gene encoding o-succinylbenzoate synthase: protein MEITGIELRRIAMPLVAPFRTSFGTETSRDVLLVRVVTPEAEGWGECVAMSEPLYSSEYVDAAADVLRRFLIPALPRELDPQAVGPALAPFKGHRMAKAALEAAVLDASLRITGESFARYLGATRDRVPCGVSVGIMGSVAELLDTVEAYVEEGYVRIKLKIGPGWDVAPVRAVRERFGEELLLQVDANAAYTLADARHLARLDDFDLLLIEQPLADDDLVQHARLAQSIRTPICLDESIESAAHAAAAISLGSCSVVNIKPGRVGGYLEARRIHDLCRAHGVAVWCGGMLETGIGRAANVALAALPGFTLPGDTSASRRYFHTDVTAPFELNGGHLDVPDGPGLGVDPIPDVLDEVTTATEWIRL, encoded by the coding sequence ATGGAGATCACTGGAATCGAACTGCGCCGGATCGCGATGCCGCTCGTCGCGCCGTTCCGGACGTCGTTCGGCACCGAGACCAGCCGCGACGTCCTGCTGGTGCGGGTGGTGACGCCGGAGGCCGAGGGCTGGGGCGAGTGCGTGGCGATGTCCGAGCCGCTGTACTCCTCGGAGTACGTGGACGCGGCGGCCGACGTGCTGCGGCGTTTCCTGATCCCCGCGCTGCCCCGCGAGCTGGACCCCCAGGCCGTCGGTCCCGCGCTCGCGCCGTTCAAGGGCCACCGCATGGCCAAGGCGGCGCTGGAGGCCGCGGTGCTCGACGCGTCGCTCCGGATCACCGGCGAGTCGTTCGCCCGCTACCTGGGCGCCACCCGCGACCGCGTCCCCTGCGGCGTCTCCGTCGGCATCATGGGGTCGGTGGCCGAGCTGCTCGACACCGTCGAGGCGTACGTCGAAGAGGGATACGTACGGATCAAGCTGAAGATCGGTCCGGGCTGGGACGTGGCGCCGGTCCGCGCGGTGCGGGAGCGGTTCGGGGAGGAGTTGCTGCTCCAGGTGGACGCCAACGCGGCCTACACGCTCGCGGACGCCCGGCATCTGGCCCGGTTGGACGACTTCGACCTCCTGCTGATCGAGCAGCCGCTGGCCGACGACGACCTCGTGCAGCACGCGCGGCTCGCGCAGTCGATCCGCACCCCGATCTGCCTGGACGAGTCCATCGAGTCGGCCGCCCACGCCGCGGCGGCCATCAGCCTCGGCTCGTGCTCGGTGGTCAACATCAAGCCGGGGCGGGTCGGCGGTTATCTGGAGGCCCGGCGCATCCACGACCTGTGCCGCGCCCACGGCGTCGCGGTCTGGTGCGGCGGCATGCTGGAGACCGGGATCGGCCGGGCGGCCAACGTCGCGCTGGCCGCGCTGCCCGGCTTCACGCTGCCGGGCGACACCTCCGCCTCGCGGCGCTACTTCCACACGGACGTGACCGCGCCGTTCGAGCTGAACGGCGGGCATCTCGACGTGCCGGACGGCCCGGGGCTGGGCGTGGACCCGATTCCGGACGTCCTGGACGAGGTCACCACGGCGACGGAGTGGATCCGGCTGTGA
- the pssA gene encoding CDP-diacylglycerol--serine O-phosphatidyltransferase, whose translation MTTSDLGAEASWPVEEVDEEPRGPVGKAFRLSAADSLSLGNALSGFLAVCVLAWSAISNLQAGVKFVPDPRFFGMAVVLLLIGATCDLFDGLVARRFRASAMGAELDNLADVISFGFAPAFMVMIWAGFSGKLPLWLVLCAAGSVLLAGVVRLARFACVKTKSGDFMGLPIPMGAMTVVSIVLLFQPNYVTLAAIFGVAWLMVSRIEYPKPKGNLAVVVLAWMLINVACLTIWAAGLAGGDHLIKVGATMQIAIVSAIPLRVLMFKQQQRRERRSENAG comes from the coding sequence TTGACCACGTCTGACCTCGGAGCCGAGGCCTCCTGGCCGGTCGAGGAGGTGGATGAGGAGCCGCGCGGGCCCGTTGGCAAGGCCTTCCGCCTGTCGGCCGCCGACTCCCTCTCGCTCGGCAACGCCCTGAGCGGATTCCTCGCCGTCTGCGTGCTCGCCTGGTCGGCGATCAGCAACCTGCAGGCCGGTGTCAAGTTCGTTCCCGACCCGCGCTTCTTCGGCATGGCCGTGGTGCTGCTGTTGATCGGCGCGACCTGTGACCTGTTCGACGGCCTGGTGGCCAGGAGGTTCCGTGCGTCCGCGATGGGCGCCGAGCTGGACAACCTCGCCGACGTGATCAGCTTCGGCTTCGCGCCCGCCTTCATGGTGATGATCTGGGCCGGCTTCTCCGGAAAGCTGCCGCTGTGGCTGGTGCTGTGCGCGGCCGGGTCCGTGCTGCTCGCCGGCGTCGTACGGCTGGCCCGCTTCGCCTGCGTGAAGACGAAGAGCGGCGACTTCATGGGCCTGCCGATCCCGATGGGCGCGATGACCGTGGTGTCGATCGTGCTGCTCTTCCAGCCGAACTACGTCACGCTCGCCGCCATCTTCGGCGTGGCCTGGCTCATGGTCAGCCGCATCGAGTACCCCAAGCCGAAGGGCAATCTGGCCGTCGTCGTGCTGGCCTGGATGCTGATCAACGTGGCCTGCCTGACGATCTGGGCGGCCGGTCTCGCGGGCGGCGACCACCTCATCAAGGTAGGCGCGACCATGCAGATCGCGATCGTGTCCGCCATTCCGCTTCGCGTTCTCATGTTCAAACAGCAGCAGCGCAGGGAACGACGCTCGGAGAACGCGGGCTGA
- a CDS encoding phosphatidylserine decarboxylase, producing the protein MPHGPEAGTAGTARGRVRLARGVSPWLAPTAAAAAVTAVLTRRSPRWALAAAPLAALTGGMLWFFRDPERTLGEGRLISPADGVVQSIDPWPDGRTRVAIFMSPLNVHVNRAPAAGTVTSVEHVPGGFVPAFNKDSDKNERVVWHFDTALGDIEMVQIAGAVARRIVPYLFAGAKVAQGERVGLIRFGSRVDLYLPEGIRPAVTVGTRTVAGVTRLDHV; encoded by the coding sequence TTGCCCCACGGCCCTGAAGCCGGGACCGCGGGAACTGCCCGTGGCCGGGTCAGGCTCGCACGCGGGGTGTCCCCGTGGCTCGCTCCGACCGCCGCGGCGGCAGCCGTCACCGCCGTTCTCACCCGCAGGTCGCCCCGGTGGGCGCTGGCCGCGGCGCCGCTCGCCGCCCTCACCGGCGGGATGCTGTGGTTCTTCCGCGACCCCGAGCGCACGCTCGGCGAGGGCAGGCTCATCTCGCCCGCTGACGGCGTCGTGCAGAGCATCGACCCGTGGCCGGACGGCCGCACCCGGGTCGCGATCTTCATGAGCCCGCTCAACGTGCACGTCAACCGCGCGCCCGCCGCCGGCACCGTCACCTCGGTCGAGCATGTGCCCGGCGGCTTCGTGCCCGCGTTCAACAAGGACAGCGACAAGAACGAGCGTGTCGTCTGGCATTTCGACACCGCGCTCGGGGACATCGAGATGGTGCAGATCGCCGGCGCCGTCGCGCGCCGCATCGTGCCGTACCTGTTCGCGGGGGCGAAGGTCGCCCAGGGCGAGCGGGTCGGGCTGATCCGTTTCGGCTCCCGGGTGGACCTCTACCTGCCCGAGGGCATCAGGCCGGCGGTCACCGTCGGCACCCGGACCGTCGCGGGGGTGACGCGCCTTGACCACGTCTGA
- a CDS encoding TerC/Alx family metal homeostasis membrane protein, producing MVHAPLWLWALVIVGLVLVVAVDLWIVDRGEPREFSMRQAGIWVGFYVCLAVLFGIGLTLWAGAGTGGEFFAGYLTEYSLSVDNLFIFYIIMTRFGVPRIYQHKVLLVGIVLALVMRGIFIAIGAAALSRFGWLLYAFGAFLIYTAYTLVRDHNKEEEEFNENILLRWARRVFPTTPDYVGSRVTVRVDGRRMVTPMLIVMIAIGTTDLLFALDSIPAIFGLTKAAFIVFSANAFALMGLRQLYFLLGGLLQRLVYISYGLAFILGFIGVKLILEALHENDVSWAPQIPIWVSLAVIGVTMAVTTVASLIKARRDDRAIAEASQAEAAQTEASQAEAPQG from the coding sequence GTGGTACATGCGCCCCTGTGGTTGTGGGCCCTGGTCATCGTGGGTCTTGTCCTCGTGGTCGCCGTTGATCTGTGGATCGTCGATCGTGGTGAACCACGTGAGTTCTCGATGCGACAAGCGGGCATCTGGGTCGGCTTCTATGTCTGCCTGGCCGTTTTGTTCGGCATCGGGTTAACGCTGTGGGCCGGGGCCGGGACGGGTGGCGAGTTCTTCGCGGGCTATCTGACGGAATACAGCCTCAGCGTCGACAACCTGTTCATCTTCTACATCATCATGACCCGCTTCGGGGTGCCCCGGATCTACCAGCACAAGGTGTTGCTGGTGGGCATCGTCCTGGCGCTCGTCATGCGCGGGATCTTCATCGCCATCGGCGCCGCCGCGCTGAGCCGCTTCGGCTGGCTGCTGTACGCGTTCGGGGCCTTCCTCATCTACACGGCGTACACGCTGGTCCGGGACCACAACAAGGAGGAAGAGGAGTTCAACGAGAACATCCTCCTCCGCTGGGCCCGGCGGGTCTTCCCGACCACTCCCGATTACGTCGGCTCGCGGGTGACCGTGCGGGTGGACGGCAGGCGCATGGTCACGCCCATGCTGATCGTGATGATCGCCATCGGCACCACGGACCTGCTGTTCGCCCTCGACTCGATTCCGGCCATCTTCGGGCTCACGAAGGCGGCCTTCATCGTGTTCTCCGCGAACGCGTTCGCCCTGATGGGCCTGCGTCAGCTCTACTTCCTGCTCGGCGGACTGTTGCAGCGGCTGGTCTACATCAGCTATGGCTTGGCGTTCATTCTCGGTTTCATCGGGGTTAAGCTGATTCTCGAAGCACTTCACGAGAATGACGTCTCGTGGGCCCCGCAGATCCCTATTTGGGTGTCGCTGGCGGTCATCGGCGTGACCATGGCCGTGACGACCGTCGCCAGTCTCATCAAGGCCCGCCGCGACGACAGAGCCATCGCGGAAGCCTCGCAGGCTGAAGCTGCCCAGACGGAGGCATCTCAGGCGGAAGCCCCGCAGGGCTAG
- a CDS encoding glycosyltransferase family 4 protein, which yields MSRVVLVLGSSVGGVARHVRMLAGGLVTRGHRVLVAGPGSTQEAFSFTTTGAGFAEVDIADRPHPAHDLRTALRLRGLARGADVVHAHGLRAGALAALALAGARGWPRLVVTLHNAVTAGGAIGAVYRLLERIVARRADRVLAISPDVAERMRARGARGVDLAVVPAPPLAEPARPAEDVRAEIAARLPGAADAPQAVGERPILLTVARLAQQKGLETLLDAAAGPYKGDPVFVIAGDGPLRAELQARVDAEELPVVLYGWAEPADLLQVATAVIVPSRWEGQPLSVQEALKAGKPIIATRVGGVPRMVGEAALLVPPQDPGALSREIGRLLGDPAVAARLAEASVRRGRELPDEDAALRAVLAAYGLAL from the coding sequence ATGAGTCGCGTAGTTCTCGTGCTGGGATCGAGCGTGGGCGGCGTGGCCCGGCACGTGCGGATGCTCGCCGGCGGGCTCGTCACGCGGGGGCACCGGGTGCTGGTCGCGGGCCCCGGCAGCACCCAGGAGGCGTTCTCCTTCACCACCACAGGCGCGGGCTTCGCCGAAGTCGACATCGCCGACAGGCCGCACCCCGCGCACGACCTGCGGACCGCCCTGCGCCTGCGCGGGCTCGCCCGCGGCGCGGACGTCGTCCACGCCCACGGCCTGCGGGCCGGCGCGCTTGCCGCGCTCGCCCTCGCCGGGGCGCGGGGATGGCCGCGCCTCGTGGTCACCCTGCACAACGCGGTCACGGCGGGCGGCGCGATCGGCGCGGTCTACCGGCTGCTGGAACGGATCGTCGCCCGGCGTGCGGACCGCGTCCTGGCGATCTCGCCGGACGTCGCGGAGCGCATGCGGGCCAGGGGCGCCCGGGGAGTGGACCTCGCGGTGGTGCCCGCGCCGCCGCTCGCCGAACCCGCCCGCCCGGCCGAGGACGTGCGTGCCGAGATCGCCGCCCGGCTGCCCGGCGCCGCGGACGCGCCGCAGGCCGTGGGGGAGCGGCCGATCCTGCTCACGGTCGCCCGGCTGGCCCAGCAGAAGGGCCTGGAGACGCTGCTCGACGCGGCGGCCGGGCCGTACAAGGGGGATCCGGTCTTCGTGATCGCGGGCGACGGGCCGCTGCGCGCGGAGCTTCAGGCCCGCGTCGACGCCGAGGAACTGCCCGTGGTCCTGTACGGCTGGGCCGAGCCGGCCGACCTGCTCCAGGTCGCGACGGCGGTGATCGTGCCCAGCAGGTGGGAGGGACAGCCGCTGAGCGTCCAGGAGGCGCTGAAGGCGGGCAAACCGATCATCGCGACCCGCGTGGGCGGCGTGCCCCGGATGGTGGGCGAGGCGGCCCTGCTGGTGCCGCCGCAGGATCCCGGCGCGCTGAGCCGGGAGATCGGCCGTCTGCTCGGCGATCCCGCCGTGGCCGCACGCCTCGCGGAGGCGTCCGTACGGCGTGGCCGGGAGCTGCCCGACGAGGACGCGGCGCTGCGCGCGGTGCTCGCGGCGTACGGGCTGGCGCTGTAG
- the murJ gene encoding murein biosynthesis integral membrane protein MurJ — protein sequence MARRLGAGIAGAAVLIGIITVLARVTGFAKQLAFARTVGTNCLATAYYTANNVPNIVFEVVVGGALAGMVVPVLAGAAARSDGEARAEVGRIASALLTWVVVLLVPLAALTALVAAPVVRLLAGSEIDHCDAGQVAAVAARMLVVFAPQIPLYGMAVVLYGVLQAHRRFSGPALAPLVSSVVVIVAYLVFGPLSDGHKDPATVPAPAEIALSAGTTLGVLALVVTVIGPTWRLGLRWRPTLRFPEGVAVQVRRLALAGLSALVAQQAAAAILIPIANRVGGGALPAYNYAWAIYQVPYAVLAVPIATSAFPALAARAQATGADGGEGFAALAARTTRAVVLVCGLAAGALAAVAAPVAHVFLAQADTEVAAAEFARGIALFAPGLVGYGLVAHLSRVLYATGQGRAAARGQVAGWLVVAVAQVAFVLVLPGGWGLGGLALGQAAGMTVGAGLLLASVVRARGTRAAQGVARAGLAALLGGGAGFLTGAAAARLPLSGEGPWGGLLTAAIAGAAAVVAGVIVAALVDRRDLTGALSGLRRGRGASPADQPAEKAV from the coding sequence ATGGCTAGACGGCTCGGGGCGGGGATCGCGGGGGCGGCGGTCCTCATCGGGATCATCACGGTCCTGGCGCGGGTGACCGGCTTCGCCAAGCAGCTGGCGTTCGCCCGCACCGTCGGCACGAACTGCCTGGCCACCGCCTACTACACGGCCAACAACGTGCCGAACATCGTGTTCGAGGTCGTGGTCGGCGGCGCGCTCGCCGGGATGGTCGTCCCGGTGCTCGCCGGCGCCGCCGCCAGATCGGACGGCGAGGCGCGCGCGGAGGTCGGCCGGATCGCCTCCGCGCTGCTGACCTGGGTGGTCGTGCTGCTGGTGCCGCTCGCGGCGCTGACCGCGCTGGTCGCGGCGCCGGTGGTGCGGCTGCTGGCGGGCTCCGAGATCGACCACTGCGACGCGGGCCAGGTCGCCGCCGTGGCCGCGCGCATGCTGGTCGTCTTCGCGCCGCAGATCCCGTTGTACGGCATGGCCGTGGTGCTCTACGGCGTGTTGCAGGCCCATCGCCGGTTCTCGGGCCCGGCGCTGGCGCCGCTGGTGTCGAGCGTCGTGGTCATCGTCGCCTACCTGGTCTTCGGGCCGCTCAGCGACGGCCACAAGGACCCCGCCACCGTGCCCGCGCCGGCCGAGATCGCGCTGTCGGCGGGGACGACGCTCGGCGTGCTGGCCCTGGTCGTCACGGTGATCGGGCCCACATGGCGGCTCGGCCTGCGGTGGCGGCCCACGCTCCGCTTTCCCGAGGGCGTCGCCGTACAGGTGCGGCGGCTCGCGCTGGCCGGGCTGAGCGCGCTGGTCGCCCAGCAGGCCGCCGCGGCGATCCTGATCCCCATCGCCAACCGCGTCGGCGGGGGCGCGCTGCCCGCCTACAACTACGCGTGGGCGATCTACCAGGTGCCGTACGCCGTGCTCGCGGTGCCCATCGCGACCAGTGCGTTCCCCGCGCTCGCCGCGCGGGCGCAGGCCACGGGTGCGGACGGGGGCGAGGGCTTCGCGGCGCTGGCGGCGCGGACGACCCGCGCGGTCGTGCTGGTCTGCGGCCTGGCGGCGGGGGCGCTCGCCGCGGTCGCGGCGCCGGTCGCGCACGTCTTCCTCGCCCAGGCCGACACCGAGGTCGCCGCGGCGGAGTTCGCCCGGGGGATCGCGCTGTTCGCGCCGGGGCTCGTCGGATATGGCCTGGTGGCCCACCTCAGCCGGGTGCTGTACGCCACGGGACAGGGCAGGGCGGCGGCCCGGGGACAGGTCGCCGGGTGGCTGGTCGTGGCCGTGGCCCAGGTGGCGTTCGTCCTCGTGCTGCCCGGTGGCTGGGGGCTGGGCGGGCTCGCGCTCGGCCAGGCGGCCGGCATGACGGTGGGGGCCGGGCTGCTGCTGGCCTCCGTCGTACGGGCGCGAGGGACGCGGGCCGCCCAGGGCGTCGCGCGGGCCGGTCTGGCCGCGCTGCTGGGCGGGGGAGCGGGTTTCCTCACGGGCGCGGCGGCCGCCCGGCTTCCCCTGTCGGGCGAGGGCCCGTGGGGTGGTCTCCTGACGGCCGCCATCGCCGGTGCGGCGGCCGTGGTCGCGGGGGTCATCGTCGCCGCGCTCGTGGACCGCCGGGACCTGACCGGCGCCCTGTCCGGGCTGCGACGCGGCAGAGGCGCGAGCCCCGCGGACCAGCCCGCGGAGAAGGCCGTATGA
- a CDS encoding copper transporter — MIDFRYHLVSIVAIFLALTVGIVLGSTVLEPTFFKSAEEMTASLRQANEKYLTQISELQTREEGGDSLVTTHLPDLVRGQLAGERVVLVEAPGASAALRDPIEKLVTSAGASYSGRVSLTDKFIDAEQASVIDGLATNLAPAGTTFPDGATPYDKAATMLAGAIVTNDHTQAGRANPAATGVLEAFQAGDFLTMNGNPEQRATLAIVLAPAQPYEGEDADRQTNALVSVAAGLDGGALGTVLAGTVTASANGGVIAALHDTGGVASAVSTVDTVDFAAGRVVVVYALREQLAGRSGSYGVGSGATAFEPAVTAPSQTPTPAASRG; from the coding sequence GTGATCGATTTCCGTTATCACCTCGTCTCGATCGTGGCGATCTTCCTCGCGCTCACGGTCGGCATCGTGCTGGGCAGCACCGTGCTGGAGCCCACGTTCTTCAAGTCGGCCGAGGAGATGACCGCGTCGCTGCGGCAGGCCAACGAGAAGTACCTGACGCAGATCTCGGAGCTGCAGACGCGTGAGGAGGGCGGCGACTCACTGGTCACGACCCACCTGCCCGACCTCGTGCGCGGCCAGCTCGCGGGAGAGCGCGTCGTGCTCGTCGAGGCCCCCGGCGCGTCGGCCGCGCTGCGCGACCCGATCGAGAAGCTCGTCACGAGCGCGGGCGCCTCCTACTCCGGCCGGGTCAGCCTGACCGACAAGTTCATCGACGCGGAGCAGGCGAGCGTGATCGACGGGCTCGCCACCAACCTGGCCCCGGCGGGCACGACCTTCCCCGACGGTGCCACGCCGTACGACAAGGCCGCCACGATGCTCGCCGGCGCCATCGTCACCAACGACCACACGCAGGCGGGCCGGGCCAACCCCGCGGCGACCGGCGTGCTGGAGGCGTTCCAGGCGGGCGACTTCCTCACCATGAACGGCAACCCCGAGCAGCGGGCGACGCTGGCCATCGTGCTCGCGCCGGCCCAGCCGTACGAAGGGGAGGACGCCGACCGGCAGACGAACGCGCTGGTCTCGGTCGCGGCCGGCCTCGACGGCGGCGCTCTCGGCACGGTCCTTGCGGGCACCGTCACCGCCTCCGCCAACGGCGGCGTCATCGCGGCGCTGCACGACACCGGCGGCGTGGCCTCGGCGGTCTCCACCGTCGACACCGTCGATTTCGCCGCGGGCCGTGTCGTGGTGGTCTACGCTCTGCGGGAGCAACTGGCCGGCCGTTCGGGCTCCTACGGAGTCGGCAGCGGCGCGACGGCGTTCGAGCCCGCGGTGACCGCGCCCAGCCAGACCCCCACCCCGGCGGCGAGCCGGGGGTGA
- the steA gene encoding putative cytokinetic ring protein SteA: MKVPSLNVPGLRRRKADGLPGVTAVARIDRRTKRLTKRLKPGEIAIIDHVDIDRVSGEALVACGVAAVVNVAASISGRYPNLGPQILIDAGIPLIDNASPELFERIADGDVIRVHDGMVYLGEELVGKGQAQTAETVEAAMTEARAGLAVQIEAFAANTMEYVRRERDLLIDGVGVPDIRTSLENRHALIVVRGYHYKEDIATLRPYIREYRPVLIGVDGGADALLDAGYVPDIIVGDFDSVSEKALCCGAELVVHAYRDGRAPGLERVRKLGQEAVVFPATGTSEDIAMLLADDKGATLIVAVGTHWTLDEFLDKGRSGAASTFLTRLRVGSKLVDAKGVSRLYRSRISTPSLLLLVATTLVTIGVVLSVSPIGQVWLNGLRVAWNGFIFWLVGLFS, from the coding sequence ATGAAGGTCCCGAGCTTGAATGTTCCGGGCCTCCGCCGCAGGAAGGCTGACGGCCTTCCCGGGGTGACGGCAGTGGCGAGAATCGACAGACGGACGAAGAGGCTGACCAAGCGCCTCAAGCCCGGAGAAATCGCGATTATCGATCACGTCGACATCGACCGGGTCAGCGGGGAGGCTCTCGTCGCGTGCGGTGTGGCGGCCGTGGTCAACGTCGCCGCGAGCATCAGCGGACGTTACCCCAACCTCGGGCCTCAGATCCTGATCGACGCGGGCATTCCCCTGATCGACAACGCGTCGCCGGAACTGTTCGAACGGATCGCCGACGGCGACGTGATCCGCGTCCACGACGGCATGGTCTACCTCGGCGAGGAACTCGTCGGAAAGGGACAGGCGCAGACCGCCGAGACCGTCGAGGCGGCCATGACCGAGGCCCGCGCGGGCCTCGCCGTCCAGATCGAGGCGTTCGCCGCCAACACGATGGAGTACGTCCGGCGCGAGCGCGACCTTCTGATCGACGGCGTCGGCGTGCCCGACATCCGCACCTCCCTGGAGAACCGCCACGCCCTCATCGTGGTGCGGGGTTACCACTACAAGGAGGACATCGCCACGCTCCGGCCGTACATCCGGGAGTACCGCCCGGTGCTGATCGGCGTGGACGGCGGGGCGGACGCGCTTCTCGACGCCGGGTATGTGCCCGACATCATCGTGGGCGACTTCGACTCCGTCTCGGAGAAGGCGCTGTGCTGCGGCGCCGAACTGGTCGTCCACGCCTACCGCGACGGCCGGGCGCCGGGGCTGGAGCGGGTGCGCAAGCTGGGCCAGGAGGCGGTCGTGTTCCCCGCGACCGGGACGAGCGAGGACATCGCCATGCTCCTGGCCGACGACAAGGGCGCCACGCTGATCGTCGCGGTCGGCACCCACTGGACGCTCGACGAGTTCCTCGACAAGGGCAGGTCGGGGGCGGCGAGCACGTTCCTCACCCGCCTGCGCGTCGGCAGCAAGCTCGTGGACGCCAAGGGCGTGAGCAGGCTCTACCGCAGCCGGATCTCCACGCCCTCCCTGCTGCTGCTCGTCGCCACCACGCTGGTCACGATCGGCGTGGTGCTCTCGGTATCGCCGATCGGCCAGGTGTGGCTGAACGGCCTGCGCGTGGCCTGGAACGGCTTCATCTTCTGGTTGGTCGGACTCTTCTCGTGA